Proteins encoded in a region of the Thermocaproicibacter melissae genome:
- the tpiA gene encoding triose-phosphate isomerase: MNKQLRKAVIAGNWKMNKTPAEAKELIEGIKPLVKNADCDVVVCVPYVDLSVVLEATKGTNIGVGAENCHWENSGAFTGEISAPMLTSMGVQYVIIGHSERRTYFGETDQTVNKRIRAALNAGLNVILCVGESLEQREQGITAELVAMQTKIALCGVTKEELKKMIIAYEPIWAIGTGKTATAQQANEVCAVIRSVIADLYGKDAADAFTIQYGGSMNAKNAAELLAQPDVDGGLIGGASLKPADFAEIVKAASK; this comes from the coding sequence ATGAACAAGCAACTCAGAAAGGCAGTAATTGCCGGAAACTGGAAAATGAATAAAACCCCAGCAGAGGCGAAAGAACTCATAGAGGGCATTAAGCCTCTCGTTAAGAATGCAGACTGCGATGTTGTTGTCTGCGTACCTTATGTGGACCTCAGCGTTGTGCTCGAGGCTACGAAAGGAACCAACATTGGTGTCGGCGCCGAAAACTGCCATTGGGAGAATTCCGGCGCGTTCACCGGTGAGATTTCCGCCCCCATGCTTACTTCCATGGGCGTGCAGTATGTCATCATCGGCCACAGTGAGCGCAGAACCTACTTCGGTGAAACGGACCAGACGGTCAACAAGCGCATCCGCGCAGCTCTCAATGCTGGCCTCAATGTTATCCTCTGCGTTGGCGAATCTCTGGAGCAGCGTGAGCAGGGCATTACCGCTGAGCTCGTTGCCATGCAGACGAAAATCGCTCTCTGCGGCGTAACAAAAGAAGAACTCAAGAAGATGATCATTGCCTATGAGCCCATTTGGGCAATTGGCACCGGAAAGACCGCAACCGCACAGCAGGCAAACGAAGTCTGCGCAGTGATTCGTTCCGTTATTGCCGACCTTTACGGCAAAGACGCAGCGGATGCCTTTACGATTCAATACGGCGGTTCCATGAATGCGAAAAACGCGGCAGAACTGCTTGCACAGCCGGATGTTGACGGCGGGCTCATCGGTGGCGCTTCTCTGAAGCCGGCTGATTTCGCTGAAATCGTCAAGGCAGCCAGCAAATAA
- a CDS encoding phosphoglycerate kinase, giving the protein MNYLNKKTVEDIDVTGKRVLVRCDFNVPFDDQGNITDPKRINEALKTIRYLIDHKAKVILCSHLGRPKGEFNMKYSLAPVAAYLSKALGQEVKMAKDVIGESAKSIAASLKEGEVELLENVRFHKEEEKNDPAFAKELASLAEIYVNDAFGTAHRAHASTAGVADYLPAVCGYLIQKEITIMGKALEDPKRPFVAILGGAKVSDKIGVITNLLDKVDTLIIGGGMAYTFMKALGYSIGSSICENDKIDLAKDIMAKAKEKGVRFLIPVDNVIGLEYKPDTEFRRVDSDTIPDGWMGLDIGAKSCALFASAIKGAGTIVWNGPMGVSEWEHFANGTIAVAQAVADSDAISIIGGGDSAAAIEKLGFADKMTHISTGGGASLEFLEGKVLPGIACLNDK; this is encoded by the coding sequence ATGAACTACTTAAACAAAAAAACCGTAGAAGATATTGATGTAACGGGTAAAAGAGTTCTTGTTCGCTGCGACTTCAATGTTCCGTTTGATGATCAGGGAAACATTACAGACCCGAAGCGTATCAACGAAGCTCTCAAGACCATTCGTTACCTTATTGACCACAAGGCGAAAGTAATTCTTTGCTCCCATCTGGGCCGCCCGAAGGGCGAATTCAACATGAAGTATTCTCTTGCGCCGGTAGCAGCATACCTCTCCAAAGCTCTCGGTCAGGAAGTCAAGATGGCAAAAGACGTTATCGGCGAAAGTGCAAAGAGCATTGCTGCTTCCCTCAAAGAGGGCGAAGTGGAACTGCTTGAAAACGTTCGTTTCCACAAAGAAGAAGAAAAGAACGACCCCGCTTTCGCAAAGGAGCTTGCTTCTCTTGCTGAAATCTATGTAAACGATGCATTCGGCACCGCTCACCGTGCTCATGCTTCCACCGCAGGCGTTGCAGATTATCTGCCGGCTGTTTGCGGCTACCTGATTCAGAAAGAAATCACGATTATGGGCAAGGCTTTGGAAGACCCGAAGCGCCCGTTCGTTGCAATCCTCGGCGGCGCCAAGGTTTCCGACAAAATCGGTGTTATTACCAATTTGCTTGATAAGGTAGACACCCTCATCATCGGCGGCGGCATGGCCTACACCTTCATGAAGGCGCTCGGTTATTCCATCGGCTCCTCCATCTGCGAGAACGACAAGATTGACCTGGCAAAAGACATTATGGCAAAAGCAAAGGAAAAAGGCGTTCGCTTCCTGATTCCTGTTGACAATGTGATTGGCCTTGAGTATAAGCCAGACACAGAGTTCCGTCGTGTGGATTCTGACACAATTCCGGATGGCTGGATGGGCCTTGACATCGGTGCAAAATCCTGCGCACTGTTTGCCAGCGCTATCAAGGGCGCAGGCACGATTGTGTGGAATGGCCCGATGGGTGTCAGTGAGTGGGAGCATTTTGCAAATGGTACCATCGCTGTTGCTCAGGCTGTTGCAGACAGCGACGCAATTTCCATCATCGGCGGTGGCGACTCTGCTGCTGCGATTGAAAAGCTCGGCTTCGCAGATAAGATGACGCACATTTCCACAGGCGGCGGCGCATCGCTGGAATTCCTCGAAGGAAAAGTCCTGCCGGGAATTGCCTGCCTCAATGATAAATAA
- a CDS encoding tRNA (cytidine(34)-2'-O)-methyltransferase, which yields MPALNVVLVEPEIPQNTGNIARTCALTGARLHLVEPLGFKIDDRKLKRAGLDYWHLLDITVYHSLSDFFSRNSGIFYYFSTKGRKIHSEVSYPDGCYLVFGKETAGLPEDLLYNNPETCVRIPMLNNPDARSLNLSNSVAIGVYEVLRQWNYPNLLCEGQLRQYKW from the coding sequence ATGCCTGCCCTGAATGTTGTCCTCGTTGAACCAGAGATACCTCAGAACACGGGAAATATCGCTCGCACCTGCGCTCTAACCGGAGCGCGGCTGCATCTTGTTGAACCGCTCGGCTTTAAAATTGACGATCGCAAATTAAAACGAGCCGGGCTTGACTATTGGCATTTGCTCGATATTACCGTCTATCACAGTCTTTCCGATTTTTTCAGCCGAAATTCAGGAATTTTCTACTACTTCTCTACAAAAGGCCGCAAAATTCACTCCGAGGTGTCTTATCCGGACGGCTGCTATCTCGTTTTCGGCAAAGAGACTGCAGGTCTGCCGGAGGATTTGCTCTACAATAATCCGGAAACCTGCGTCCGTATTCCCATGCTGAACAATCCGGATGCCCGAAGCCTAAACCTTTCCAACTCGGTTGCCATAGGTGTTTATGAAGTACTTCGCCAATGGAATTATCCGAATTTGCTGTGTGAAGGGCAATTAAGACAGTATAAATGGTAA